The following proteins come from a genomic window of Papaver somniferum cultivar HN1 unplaced genomic scaffold, ASM357369v1 unplaced-scaffold_2868, whole genome shotgun sequence:
- the LOC113341277 gene encoding BTB/POZ and MATH domain-containing protein 3-like, which translates to MAPKRPRVSEYQYYTNDDEEMLSSSSRWICETVKGCHVFKVEGYSLAKGIGVGEYMTSAVFSVGGHDWAVVFYPDGLTEAVQDYIAVYLKLVSPGEVRATFEFKLLDQTEKGKHGVHYYTRSPKTFTDIWGWPEYMKRSKLETSSYLRDDCLSIHCTVGVWQTRVEEEKHYVIPVPPSDMNQKLKSLLESEIGSDITIQVGNEFFKAHKSILAARSPVFRAMFFGLAGNPNMEIVAIEDVDPFVFKAMLLFLYSDEFPKARDLSDPDFVCTSTTITQYLLAAADRFDLARLKLMCEAKLCEDITINNVATALILADQYQCLQLKTACLNFAAKPENAGDVMKSDGFADLAKSSPTLLIDLFKTSAQFPSLRSTSCRLTKSAICEHEQDSEFCFQTLIGDPGTAAADIDGLMLITISLTLEKVHDISNNITFLRHTVTDSVVKERLISCQENYVNAQFWFQRAYWGCKIVL; encoded by the exons ATGGCCCCAAAAAGGCCGAGAGTTTCAGAGTACCAATATTATACTAATGATGATGAAGAGATGTTGTCGTCGTCGTCACGGTGGATTTGTGAGACTGTGAAAGGTTGTCATGTGTTTAAGGTCGAAGGATATTCTCTAGCAAAGGGAATAGGAGTTGGCGAATACATGACTAGTGCCGTATTCAGTGTTGGTGGCCACGACTGGGCTGTAGTTTTCTATCCAGATGGACTTACTGAAGCTGTACAGGATTACATAGCCGTGTACCTGAAGTTAGTAAGCCCTGGAGAAGTCAGGGCAACGTTTGAATTTAAATTACTAGACCAAACCGAAAAAGGGAAACATGGTGTTCATTACTATACTAGATCTCCAAAAACTTTTACCGATATCTG GGGATGGCCAGAATACATGAAGAGGTCGAAGTTGGAGACCTCAAGCTATCTCAGGGATGATTGTCTTAGCATTCATTGTACGGTCGGAGTATGGCAAACTCGTGTTGAGGAGGAGAAACATTATGTTATTCCCGTACCTCCATCAGATATGAATCAGAAACTCAAGAGTTTGCTGGAATCTGAAATTGGTTCTGACATTACTATTCAAGTTGGCAATGAATTCTTCAAAGCCCATAAGTCGATTCTAGCAGCTCGATCTCCTGTATTTAGAGCTATGTTTTTTGGACTAGCGGGTAATCCAAACATGGAAATAGTAGCCATTGAAGATGTTGATCCCTTTGTTTTTAAG GCCATGTTGTTATTTTTGTACTCAGATGAATTTCCTAAAGCACGTGATCTTTCTGATCCAGATTTTGTTTGCACTTCAACTACGATTACACAATATCTGTTAGCTGCAGCAGATCGTTTTGATCTTGctcgattgaaactcatgtgtgaggCAAAGTTGTGTGAAGATATAACTATAAATAATGTGGCAACAGCACTGATTCTGGCAGACCAATACCAATGTTTGCAACTGAAAACTGCCTGCCTAAACTTTGCAGCGAAACCGGAAAATGCCGGAG ATGTTATGAAGTCCGATGGGTTTGCAGATTTGGCAAAGAGTTCTCCCACGCTATTGATTGATCTGTTCAAGACTAGTGCG CAGTTTCCGTCTTTGCGGTCGACGTCGTGCAGATTAACAAAATCTGCAATCTGCGAACATGAACAAGACTCCGAGTTCTGCTTTCAGACTCTGATTGGAGATCCAGGAACTGCAGCAGCAGATATCGATGGGCTTATGCTTATAACGATTTCATTAACGCTTGAAAAAGTTCATGATATTTCCAACAACATTACCTTTCTGCGACATACCGTCACGGATTCTGTAGTGAAAGAACGGTTAATTTCCTGTCAAGAGAACTATGTTAATGCACAATTCTGGTTTCAAAGAGCGTATTGGGGTTGCAAAATCGTATTATGA
- the LOC113341276 gene encoding putative disease resistance RPP13-like protein 1 gives MVFKKLLLITAKVKRERPRPPQGIASATKMIKAFKVQCVNEQKKFPHGIVLSQKYQCSCILRKASIELLKVSYQYKWDRKIDITISQVRGVKHDLRKLGKTLESIQALISDAEEKQLTDATVRLWLRRLKDVVYNADDVMDEFCYETMRLCERRSQIKHKVPDFISKSSDMLVFDFKMTGKIRALRKNLDEIYYDQVRYTLNVIGGTSQVDQIREQRNRLTTSVIDDSVLIGREDATLDIVRMLTDRTLPSISPSSSSSSYHSSQQEKLSVVSIVGMGGLGKTSLAQLVYQDKS, from the exons ATGGTGTTTAAGAAATTACTACTCATTACTGCTAAGGTGAAAAGAGAGAGACCAAGACCTCCACAAGGTATTGCCTCTGCTACAAAGATGATT AAAGCATTTAAAGTTCAATGCGTTAATGAACAAAAGAAATTTCCTCATGGAATTGTCTTGTCCCAGAAATATCAATGCTCGTGCATTTTAAGGAAAGCTTCCATAGAGCTCTTAAAGGTTTCATATCAG TACAAATGGGACCGTAAAATTGATATCACG ATTAGTCAGGTACGGGGTGTTAAACATGACCTAAGGAAGCTTGGTAAAACCTTGGAGTCAATACAAGCTTTAATTTCTGATGCGGAAGAGAAACAATTAACTGATGCTACCGTCAGACTCTGGCTGAGAAGGCTCAAAGACGTTGTTTACAATGCTGATGATGTTATGGATGAATTCTGTTATGAAACCATGCGCCTTTGCGAAAGAAGAAGTCAGATCAAGCACAAGGTACCTGACTTTATTAGTAAATCCTCTGATATGCTTGTGTTTGACTTTAAGATGACTGGTAAAATCCGAGCCTTAAGAAAAAACTTAGATGAAATTTACTATGATCAAGTCAGATATACGTTGAATGTTATTGGTGGTACTTCTCAAGTCGATCAAATTAGAGAGCAACGCAACCGTCTAACCACATCAGTTATAGATGATTCTGTACTTATAGGTAGGGAGGATGCAACGTTGGACATAGTAAGGATGCTGACCGATAGAACACTACCTTCAAtatcaccatcatcttcatcatcatcataccaTTCTTCCCAGCAAGAGAAACTTTCGGTTGTGTCCATTGTCGGTATGGGGGGTCTTGGTAAGACTTCGTTAGCTCAGTTGGTATACCAAGACAAGTCTTGA